A stretch of the Narcine bancroftii isolate sNarBan1 chromosome 14, sNarBan1.hap1, whole genome shotgun sequence genome encodes the following:
- the crk gene encoding adapter molecule crk isoform X3 — protein MAANFDVQDRASWYFGSMRRDEAVSFLQGQRHGTFLVRDSRTIPGDYVLSVSENSKVSHYIINSRPQAGPGSGPGPGQDGAAPPTRYRIGDQEFEHLPGLLEFYKIHYLDTTTLLEPVARPPHPAPGPVGPRPRPDAEFVRALFDFAGNDEEDLPFRKGDLLRVVDKPEEQWWNAQNADGRCGMIPVPYVERCRPGSALGPGLGSPDGPQHQHQEFGPYAQPNVSTPLPNLQNGPVYARAFQKRVPNAYDKTALALEFWPLILTTPTVAVRYKARW, from the coding sequence ATGGCGGCGAACTTCGACGTGCAGGACCGGGCGAGCTGGTACTTCGGCAGCATGAGGCGCGACGAGGCGGTGTCGTTCCTCCAAGGCCAGAGGCACGGCACTTTCCTGGTGAGGGACAGCCGCACCATCCCCGGCGACTACGTGCTGAGCGTCAGCGAGAACTCCAAGGTGTCGCACTACATCATCAACAGCCGCCCACAGGCCGGCCCGGGCTCAGGCCCAGGCCCGGGGCAGGACGGCGCGGCCCCCCCGACTCGCTACCGCATCGGCGACCAGGAATTCGAGCACTTGCCCGGCCTGCTGGAGTTCTACAAGATCCACTACCTGGACACCACCACCCTGCTGGAGCCCGTGGCCAGGCCTCCGCACCCGGCCCCCGGCCCAGTGGGGCCGCGGCCTCGCCCCGACGCCGAGTTCGTGCGGGCCCTCTTCGACTTCGCCGGCAACGACGAGGAGGACCTGCCCTTCCGTAAGGGCGACCTGTTGCGCGTCGTGGACAAGCCCGAGGAGCAGTGGTGGAACGCGCAGAACGCCGACGGCCGCTGCGGCATGATCCCCGTGCCTTACGTGGAGAGGTGCCGGCCCGGCTCGGCGCTGGGGCCGGGGCTGGGCAGTCCCGACGGCCCCCAGCATCAGCACCAGGAGTTCGGGCCCTACGCCCAGCCCAATGTCAGCACCCCGCTGCCCAACCTCCAGAATGGGCCGGTGTACGCCCGGGCCTTCCAGAAGCGGGTCCCCAATGCCTACGACAAGACGGCGCTGGCCCTGGAG